AGAGGAATTAACATCACCCAGAGATGGATATACTGAGAGAAGGgacttttgtcttcttttttctcgGAAGGTGAACAGTGACTATTTTTATGATGGATATCGCATCATGGTATGTAGAAgcacaaagttaaaaatggatATAAGAGTAAAACTGGATGCAAAGGGGTGGACTGTGCTGGTCATGTGCCTGTTTACTCACGGCTCCATCCCTCACCCTTCACCTGCTCTGCTCTGTATGACAGGGGGCTAACTCCTGACAACTCCATTTCTAAAGTTTCCTTGCCAAACGGTCCAGTTAGTTTCAGCTAATGGCACCCAATGCCAGGCAAAAGGAGACTGAAAAGGATTGGttagagagaagggagaagatcAAGAAAAGAATGTGTCATAGAGGCCAAGGGTGAAGCAAGTGTAATTGATTCAATTctccaaatatttgttaagtgtgAACTCTGGGCCTcattctccctcccccgcccagggactttttttaaggtttatttatttgtctgagagagagcacaagcagggggagaagcaggctccccactgagaagagaGCTCCATGCGGGTTgatcctagcaccctgggatcatgactgagccaaaggcaaatgcttaactgactgagccacccagccgtcctGCTgggcctcattttttttaaagattttatttatttatttatttatttatttatttatttatttatttgacagagagagagagacagccagcgagagagggaacacaggcagggggagtaggagaggaagaagcaggctcccagcgtaggagcctgatgtggggctcgatcccagaacaccaggatcatgccctgagccgaaggcagacgcttaacgactgagccacccaggcgcccctggacctcATTCTTATACTGAGCACATCAGACCCCAAGATGACAAAGGCCTGGTCAACATCTTCACAGTGGAATGACAGTTTCAGGCAGAGACACCACAGGGTGACTGAACTCAAGCTCAGAGACAAGAGGATGACCACCCACTGTGTGTCAGGAGGCAGGAACGGTAAGATAAGGCCCAATTAGACCTCCAGGAGCCTTTAGCTCTCAAGGGATTAAGGTGCTCTCTTTTGAGATGCCATAAAACTTACATGAATGCCAAGActaaatccctttaaaaaaaattttttttttttaattttctgattgcAAAGTTCTGGATAAACTCACTGGTGCTAATTTTTCTCTTTGGGAATCTTACAATCCTGTCTCACCAGGGAGGTGATCCCTCAAGGAGTGAGCGGCACCCTGGCCAggttttgaagggcatctctgctaaGACTCCATTTAATAGTGTTAAATGGCGCAAGGAGATCAAGCAAAATAAGAACTAAGATGTTACCAACAGATTTAACAAGGAAGCATTTGTTAGAGACCCAGGTGAGAGCAGTTTCCCTGAGTGGGTTGGGCAAAGAATAGGAAAGGCACAATATCCAGAAGTAGGATGGCAATGAAAAGGAGAGGTAGTAACCAGTAAGGGAGGACAGTTTCCTGAAACAACAGAGATTTGAGCGTTACCTGCGAAGGACCAGAAAAGAACCCCGAGTCCCTCCTGGTCAACAAGATGGCTTgggttacttaaaataaaaacacctatTCATTCTGCAGCCCCTCACGGAGCCCTCCTTTGAAGTACCTCAGGCTATTTCTCCTGCTACACCTGGAGACCTTGGCAGCCACTGGAAGTCTCGGAGGATGAGGTGATCAGGATATCTAACACTGACTCCTAATCCTGCCTGCTTCATTAGCATGCCCAGGATCCCGAGAGAGCAGAACTCCTGGGGTCTGGCGAAGCAGCCAAGGGAGGGTAGAGTCCTAAAAGTCAGGGACCCAGGTTCCAGTTCCGCCTCTGCCACTCCATAACCTGCCACCCCATAGCCGTGGGACTTGCCTCAATTTGTTCCCCGATGTCTTGAGATGCCCAGGAAACATCGCTCGGGGTTTGAGTGCCAGCTGTACCAATGCACCTCGGTGCGACCTGGGCGTTGGTTTTCCATTCCAGGAAGCACTGTTTTACGGAGTAACCGAGAACACTGGTCAGCTAACCAGTAGGCATACAACAAGTGCTCGGGAGATGCCAGTACCACCGACTCCCGTCCTGCCCAGTAAAGGCGTCTAGCTCCCCACCGCACGTAGCAGCGGGAGCGGGAAGTTCCCGCGCTCGGGTCAGCGGCCCCACTCCCGCCGCCGGGGCGCGGGCCTCCTGTCGCGACAGCAGCGGTGCATTGTGGGGCTTGTAGTGCGGGGCTGGGGTTGGGTGGGTGGGCGCGGCCGCCGCAGTCGCAGCGGGGCCATCTTCGGCGGGCCGGCTGGTTCGGCCTGTGCAGCCCGCACCCGTGCCCCTCGCCCGGCCCGATGGCTCCGCGGCCGCTGAGTCCCTTGGTGCTGGCGCTGGGCGGCGCCGCGGCCGTGCTGGGCTCAGTACTCTTCATCCTCTGGAAGGCCTACTTCGGGCGCGGACGGGAGCGGCGCTGGGACCGGGGCGAGGCCTGGTGGGGCGCGGAGCCCGCCCGCCTCCCTGAGTGGGACGAGTGGGACGTGAGTGCCGGGCCGGGGTCTGGGCCTCCGCACCTGAACCTGAGGGGTGTGACGCCCCGCGAGGGCAGAAGCGCCTGGGTCGGGGACTTGGCGCCGCAGCCCGCAAGCCCCTGATGAAAGGGCGCGCGGCGGTAGCCGGGCAGTCGTGAGTCCCAGAACGGAAGGATGGGTGGGCGTTtcaggggggggggggtgtggcaCCGCCCTGCGCGGCCGCAAGACCTGGGCTTCCTCGTGGGCGCCGGAGCTCCGAGGGCGCGGCCCCGGAGCGCTGTCGGGCCCGCGCTTGGTCCGGCCCGCGCTCGCCCTGCGCCTGCGCAGTACGCACAGCCCGCGCGGCCCGGGGCATGCCGGGAGAGGCCTCCGCCCCCTTCCCCGGCCCCCGGCCGGGGTGCGAGTTTTTCCCGTTGGGTGGTCCATGCGACCCTGGGACGTGGGGATTGTCAGTCTGAGAAGGCTGAGGCTTCGCGAGGGGAAGAAATTTCCCCGAGGTCACTCAGGAGAAGCCAGAAGAACGGGGTTTGAGATTCAGGACTCCAAAGGCAGCGCTGGTCCCTCTGCACCAGACCTTGCCTGCCTGCCGGTTGGCGGGTGAGGGCGGGGATGGGCGCTTTGGTGTCTTCCATCTTCCCTCGGGAAGGGTCCGGCGGGAGGGTGCCGGCCGCAACCTGACCTGTGCCCCACAGCCTGAAGACGAGGAGGACGAAGAGCCCCCGCTGGAGGAGTTGGAGCAGCGCGAGGTGCTGGTGCTGGGGCTGGATGGCTCGGGGAAGAGCACGTTCCTTCGCGTGCTGTCCGGGAAGCCACCGCTGGAAGGCCACATTCCCACCTGGGGCTTCAACTCTGTGCGGCTGCCCACCAAGGATTTCGAGGTGGACCTGCTGGAGAGtgagcagacccccccccccccccgccccatacGCACCGTCTCCCCATCACTTCAGTTGGACCCAAGCCGGGGTCTTTGCTTGGGGGTGGCTCCAGCATGTATATCTAAGCAGGACACGTCCCTGTATGACattcttctcctgcctccctggggcACAGCATACAGTCCAAACTCTGTGTTCTGACATGATGGGCCATTCATGATTGGGCAGTTCCAGCTTGGTCAcagcctgcccctcaccccaactGAAGCTCACATACCTAACACTGAGATACCAAAAGCTAAAGTTTCCTGTATGCCAAGCATCTGACAGGCTTTACTTAATAAAATCCTCCCACAActccaaaaaactgaaaacagttaTTACCCTTGTTACATACATGAGGAAAGGGAGGCCCAgcaagttaaataatttatttatttattctgctaaTGCAGACTCTCTGGCTGGAGACTCTTGGTGTTAAGCACCGTGCTACATTGCTTGTTTCTGAAGGGTGCTTGCggctttctttcttctgtcctgtGCTTGCACTGTTCCCTCGGTCTGGAAAGCCCTTCTTCCCTTGATAAATTGCCACACCTCTTTCAGGATTTAGGTCAGGGGCACgttggtggctcagtccgtagtGCAtcgacttgatctcagggtcatgagttcaagccccacattgggtgcggagcctactaaaaaataaaaaaataaagaatgactctcttaaaaaaaagataaggtcAAACATGATATCCCTATGAAGTTTTATCTGACTCCCAGACTAGGTTAAGGGCTCTTCCTCTGAGCTGGTATTTGCCACATACCAGCCTATGCCCCTGACTAGGGGCACAGATGAGTCTGAGCCAGCTTTGGCCCCTAGGGCCCAGCCTCAAGCAGGTAACTGGGAGAGCTTGTTGAGTGAGTGATCAGAGAGGGTCTGGGCAGCCCCTGTCCTCAGTGTTAGGCTTTTTGGGATTCCGGGAGAGGTTGGCAGAGGGGCTTTTGAGAGGACAGCAGTACTCAGCCACCTGTGTCCCAACTACAGACTTGGTGGGAGAGATTAGTGGACTTCCTCCCAGACCATAAAGACTGGGTGGATTTAGTTAAGTACTAGGTGGTAGGATCAGACTCTGAGGGCCTGACTGTATGTTTCCTCCCTGATTGTGGCAAACATTGATATTCACCTGGAATTTGGTCCTTTAAACAAGATTTTCCCCGTCTCCCTTTCTTGTGCCAGGGATACAGAAGGGTCAAGTGGGATTCTGCACTTGACTCCCACTCTGGCAGAGAAAGTACCCCCCAACCCTGGGAGAAGGGGTTTGGTGTCTTCATGTTACCCAAGAGTCTGAGGTTCGATAGGGTCACTCctgaattcaaacccagatctgccATTCAAGTCTTGGAACTATCCCTTTCCATGACACTCACTTGGCTATGGTCTACAGTGCCTAGTCTGGAACCCAGCCAAGAATGAGCTGTTTGTGGATCTTTGATGACTCATCCCTTCCCCCCCTTCCGCCCCCCTTCCGCCCCACTTCCTATATCCTATCCATTTTATTCGCCAGTTCCTTCAGCTTTATTTTCCAGTAGATTGTGCAtctgtccccttctccccacctccaccactgCCTCCTTGGTCTGGGCCACCATCATTTCAGTACTATAATAGTGTCCTTGCTGGtcttcctgctttcacttctGTCCCCTACTGTCAGCCAGCAGTTTGCAGAAACCCATGTCACTCTTGTGTAAAACCTTTTAGGGGGATCCCCAACAACTTCACTGTAGCCTGACAGCCCCTGTATGGTCAAGCCCTGGCCCACCTTATTGGCTGtggcttcttcccctctcccactggcACTGCCTTGGCCACTctggctgccttctctctctcagacacattgagcttgctcttccctctgcttgtaatgctttcctctgcctcttcccttagCTAGCTCCTTCTCATTATCCCAGACCCAGCTCACATGCTGCCTCCTCAGGGAGACCTTCCCAGACCACCCAGTCCAAAGCCACCCCCAGCCAGAAAAcggctttttctcttttatttcctttctgaaatgTGCTTATGTGCTGTTGCTGTGTCTGTCTTGGTTACAGAGGGAGCTCCTTCAGAGCAGCAGCTCCCTGTCTGCCTTGCCCAcctctgtatccccagcacccagatcaGTGCTTGGCAcctagtaagcactcagtaaatatttgttgagtgcctgctatgtgccaggcattgtgctgaggGCTTTGCGGGGATCCAGATGTAAACAGCTCTAACTCTCAAAGAGCATAGAGTCCACAAATGTCAGAAGTATATCCAGAAACACGAGGATGCAGGGTGGCTAATGGGGACAGTGCAGAGGGACAAGAAGGCAACCCAGGTTGGGGTACTACGTGGGCAGCCATGTGGTGGTAGgactgagtatgatgtttgcaaggaaagaaaatggggtGACCAGACTGAACAAGAGACACTGAATGGAGAATGGCTGTGCacaggctgggcagggagtccTGGCTTTTGACCACACTATCACTGTCAGGGGAGAAAGCTAGGAATTGGCAGGAAGCAGCCCAGGAAAAAGAACCGGAGAGTACAATTTAATGAGCACCTTGTATGCCACTCTGTGAACGGTGCATTGAGTATGGTACCTTTGGGTGTTGCTGCAACCTGTTAGTAGGTAAATTCAGTGAGGAGGAGAACGCTGCTGCTCGAGGGTAGTGACTTGCCCAGGGAGCCCCAGCTGTCAGAGCCAGAGGTAAATCGGAttggctccagagcctgtggtCTTCCTTGCCCCTGGCTGGTGGAGCCTTGGAAAGCTGGAAGTGGGGTGGTACTGGGGCTACGTGTAGAGAGCCGGGGCCCAGGGAGGCTCTGAGCTGGCCCCTGGCCTCTCCTCAGTCGGTGGCAGCCAGAACCTACGCTTCTACTGGAAGGAGTTTGTGAATGAAGTTGACGTGCTGGTGTTCATGGTGGACTCGGCTGACCGGCTGCGGCTGCCCTGGGCCCGGCAGGAACTGCACAAGCTACTGGACAAGGACCCTGACCTGCCTGTCGTTGTGGTGGCCAACAAGCAGGTGAGGGCCATGGGAGGCTGGCTTAGACCAGTTGGGCTTGATCCACTGACCCCTGGGCAGGAGCACAGGAGAGAGATTCAGGCCCAGGCCTGTGACCTGGAGCACCTGGCTGAGATGCTGGCCCCCACTCTTCTACCTGTGCTTTCTCCTCATCCCTGATCCTCATCCTCTGTCTGCCTTCCTCTTCGCCTCCCTGTCACCCATCGTcctggagaaatgagaaaaataatgattaaGCATCCACTATATGTCAGGTATGGTTTTGAATGACATTTCATATTATGCTTCTAATTGACCCTACCAGGTACGGgatactattcccattttacagattggaaatacaaagctcagagaggttttgTAATCTCCCCAAGGTTGTACACCTTGAAAAAATGGGatgtctgactccaaaacttGTGCCTTTTCCACTCTGCCATGTCCTTGTGACTTCCAGCTCTAGATCAAAGAGCTAAAGCTGAGAAGTGATAAGCTGAGCAGatgaaaataacagtaataactaacatttataaGTGTGCTTATAGTGTGCCAGGCTGAGAACCCTTCAATCGTGACCTCACTGAAATCCTACAAAACCCCATGACAGGCGTTGTTATTATCCTTCAGTGCCCAAAGTTAAAACTGGTATATGgcaaagtcaggatttgaactcagatcttcCTCAAAGCTCCCGCTCTTAACTACACTATACTTCTACTGGGCCTTTGGCTCAGCAGCCCTCGGCATCACAGACTTAAGGTGCCATTCTCAATACATACCGGGTAAAACCTTGCCACAGTACAGAGTTCTGTCATTTTTCCTGTGGCCTGCCCCACATCCCTGAGAGCCATGGCACTTGTTTCCAACCTGACTTGGAGAGAAACTATACATCTTTGACCCCAGTTTCCCCTGCCTGTCAGGAAATCCTTAAcaatcatttataaatatgtaacCATACGTCCTGGTCTGCCTGGGATGGTCCCCATTTATGCCTGTTGTTCTGGTATGATTATTAATAGTGCCCACTTTAAGTCTTAGAAGTACCCTGGTTTAGATGATGAATTACATCATCATTCTGTTTATAAACTATAATTATGAGGATAAGTCTAAGTGCCTCTCACAATGCCTGGCTTATAGGAAGAGCTGTTTCTCACTGCAGTGGCTAATGGTGGTATGAAAAGAAGTTGGTACAAAGGAAATTCAAAGATGAGAGGATTtagacccaggggcccaggggccacttctgggAACTTAGGCCCCCGTGTTCCCCAGGATAGCCAAAGAATAGTTCTTTTCATGGATGACAGTGTGGGTGCTGGAAAACTGTGAGCTCTGTTCCAACTGGCTTCTCCGtctcatcccaggacctgagtGAGTCCGTGAGTATGGTGGAGCTGCAGCAGGAGCTGGGCCTGCAGGCTGTCGATAGCCAGCGGGAGGTTTTCCTCTTGGCAGCCAGCATCGCCCCTGCAGGACCCGGCTTTGAAGACCCCGGCACCGTGCATATCTGGAGACTGCTCTTGGAGCTTCTCTCCTAGGCTGGCCCCCACCTGCTCACCACCCAACCCTGGAGATCCCAGTCCTGCTGCTCCCGCTTCTCTCCTGCCAGCTTGGGCCTGAGGCAGGAGCCATGTGGCAgcacttccttctctcctcccaccctccagtGCGGGGCCTGGGCAAGGCCAAGAACCACATAGAAGCCTTCCAGGTGAGGTGGCCATGAGGCTGAAGTGGGGAGGCAGGTGAGGCAGATAGTGGAAGAGCATGGTGTCTGGCTCACTCCAGGCTGGAAGTGGACCCAGCTTTCACCACTGAAGACACCCTCCTTCTCTGATGTGTACAGTAAGGTGCTCAGTGGGCTCAGTTCTCCCCTCCGCAGGTCCCGGTGATTGAGAACTGGGATAGTGTCAGAAGTACTCCCAGTCTAAACCGTTCCCTCCTGGTGACTTCATGCCCCTCTCATGCAGGCGGGTTCTGGGCAGTACACTGAGCCTTGGCTCCAGGGCCCACGGTGTCCTGCTCCACCCGGCTGGCTCGAGGCCTTGTGCTATCTCTGCCTCTCTGGCCCTGGGACCGTCATTTTAAAGAGATGATTTccatgtttttttctaatttggagGTAAGATTTTCCAGCCATGAAGGTAAGAAGTGCTGGGACAAACCTGGAGATCCTAGCAAGGAGTTTTCTGAAACCTCCCTGCTTCTCCAAGCCAAGCCTGCCCGCCAGACTGCAGCATCCAGTGGTATTCACCCCTGTCGGGAAGACGAAAGGCTTATCTCCCCCTCATCTGGAGACAGAAGCCGCTGCTCTTGCACTAGCTGGGCCAATGCCCATGTTTACAGAGGTCTGGGGAAGGACCCTGGGTCCCTGGGGCGAAGACTGTCAACTGGAGCTGGGTGTTGGCCTCAGAactgcattttaattatttatttatttatacaaggAACAGACCAAAGTTTCAGGTTCTGTTTCTAGGTGCTGTTATCAAAACCCCAGATGACTGTCATGGAAAATCTGTGTCTTTGGAATTGTGAGACGTGTGATAACCTGCACGTCAGTGGAGACAAAGCTCTAGCTTTCCCCCATCTTTTACAGCTGTAATCCGTATCCTACTTTATGTCGATCCACATGAACTTAAAACTCCACCGCTTGGCCCagtatgtcaaaaggacacaacCCCCTTCCGTGTAGGTGGTAACTCCAGGAAAGGAAATTTCAATCATGTAAATCCAAGTGAAAAGAAATGGGAATTAGCAGATCAGCCAACCGGGTACCTGAGGCTTTGGGTACCCCAGCCTTTCTGGACCTGCTGATTCCCCAACTAAGAGTTAGAATTTCTGTTCTCTCCAGTGTACACTCCATGATTCTCCTGTTTCTGGTGATCAGCCAGTTTACCTATATATTGACACTTCTCTTTAGTGCAGGCAAAGGAAGGAGGCTTTTGTCTTCCAGGGGCCATGAGTAATCAGTAGCCACAGATGGACTGTTTTTTAGAGGAGATACCCAACTCGGTTTGCTTTTTAATTGAGAATAGAGATGATGTGCCTTCATTTCACTTGACATTGACTCAGTGTGCCTCAGTTCCATGCTGTGGCCTACGTGAGAAGAGGCACGGGGAGGCTTGGTGGAGTGGGACACTCCTGAAGTCCAGAAGTGTGACTGTAGTCAGAGTGGCCTGTTGTGCTCTTGGGCTGTGGACGTAGTGACAGAGTCACTGTTCTTTGAAATTCTAATTAACTTTCTGAAGAAGAAAGATttgtctgcttttattttaaatacttaaggAATGACTTGGCTTTTAGAGTAGCCTTTGAAATTTTGCTGACAACTTTTCATTTTGACATGGAAAGATGGTGAAACTTTACTTCTTTGTTCTATAAACTCCACCTTGTTCTCCAGTGCTTGACATTTACCTCTGGAACCAGCATTGTTGTAGGGGACCCTTTTCTAATTAAGATCTGCCTTTGGTTTAATGAGTATCATTATGTAATACAATTTCCAAAGTCCCCAGTGAGGGGAGTGAACTTGAATGAAGAGTTTAGCACTGTATCTACTTGAGCAACTTCTGAAGACCACTCCCAGAACTGACAGGTCCCAGTGGTACACCAGAAGACACGCACCACTGGGGGAGCTGAAGTTCCCCCGACacttgccctgtgggtgtgccaCATCACATCTGTGGCTGACCGCTGTGCTCCTCTCGTGGGACTGCTGGCCTGTCCTCCAGGCAGAGTGCCAAACCGCGCTCATCCATACTGGTTTCTGCCAGGACTAGACTGGGCAAAGTAGAGGAATGGGCCTCTCTTGCGACAGCCGTGTGCCTGGCCTGTGCTCCTCTTACCCAGTTGCTCCTGAATGTGACTTTCTGATTCACCAGCCCAGATCACCTGCTCCTGGGTACCAGCCGTTATCTGGAGTTCATCTCAAAGTGAGTTTTCTGAGCTAGCGCGGGTGACACTGTTCCCCCAAGACTGCCCCAACACTAACAGCTTCCAACCTACCTGAGCATGGGATGGGGGTCAAATGTCAGACCCTCTCCTTTTCTAATGAAGGCAACTGGAAGGAAGGCTCTGGATCTGAGAGAGCAGGTGGGCACTCCACATCGGAGGGAAGCTTCTGCTTCTGCTTGCCTGTTGAACCGATGCCTAATTATTCAGCCTGACGCTGATGGCTTCTGGTCTTAAGAATCACTTAATGCAATGTGGCTTCTGATTTTCCATTCTCTCACCTGCTGCCAGCCCCCTGAGGAAGGCCAGCTTGGCCCAAAGCTTGGTCATGTGGATGGTCTAAGCAAGAAGGCTCCGAGACCACCAGCTTGACTGGCTGCTTATCCCAAGGAGCCTCTGGTACCTCTTGGTACCCGGAACCGCTGGTTGTAGGCTTGCACTGACACGTATCCAGCCGTAAGGACGGGGGTGGAGTGATGACATCAGTCCATCACAGCGCTCCCAGTCCTCCACGGAGAGGTGCTGATGAAAATCTGAGGACTCCTGCCTGTCTGAATGAGGAAGAGCTCAGAGGAAGAGTCCTTAACCTAGCTTCATTGTCTGGCTGATTGAACCCTGGATTCTGCAAAATCTGTTCCCACTTGtctttggaagacattttgttcttttgcttttttaatagcAGCTGCCAGCACTTTGAACTAGCTGCTGAGACTCACCTGCCGTGTTCATCCTCGTGCGCCTGCCCGCACCCCAGACCTGGAATAGCCGAGCCGTCTTCCTGTCACATTTGTGGGCTCACATATCTTCTGTCCTTTCTAGTGGCTGTGAAAAGAACTCCAGCGTTTCCTCATTTGCTGCCTCTGTCAGGTGGGCCCATGAAGTACATAGGGAGAATTCCCATCAAAGATCCAGAAGTAGAGGCCTTGCTGTCCCAGCCCACGCCCTGCGAAGCCAGACCCACAGGGTTGCCAAGGACAAACTACGTAAGGGAGAGCTAGTGGCTGTTTGAGGCACACAATAAATGCCAAAAACTCAGATATGGTTTCATTTGAATTCTGGTTTTGAGGAGTATATCCTGGGTGCTTACAGTCCAGTGAGGGGCAGGTATGGAGGGTGGTCCCAGAATACTTCCAGTGACACAGTCATTTGTCAACAGCAAATCCCAGTCCCCTGGCCCTTCAGCCTACATGGAAGTGGGGTGGTAAGGAACTTGGGCTTTGGCCTAACTTCGTACCTTTTGGGAAGAATCCAAACCTGGCTGCCATTCCTCAGGAGTTCTAGCTGACGGGGCCAGAGGTCAGAATGGACCATTCCCCcagcacctgccttgggctcagctGTGATTCCCAGGGAAGGTGCTTGCACTCAAGCCCAGCCTGGTGGGGGATGTCAAGCAGATTAAAAGGCAGTTATAACTGGTA
This region of Ursus arctos isolate Adak ecotype North America unplaced genomic scaffold, UrsArc2.0 scaffold_15, whole genome shotgun sequence genomic DNA includes:
- the ARL10 gene encoding ADP-ribosylation factor-like protein 10, whose protein sequence is MAPRPLSPLVLALGGAAAVLGSVLFILWKAYFGRGRERRWDRGEAWWGAEPARLPEWDEWDPEDEEDEEPPLEELEQREVLVLGLDGSGKSTFLRVLSGKPPLEGHIPTWGFNSVRLPTKDFEVDLLEIGGSQNLRFYWKEFVNEVDVLVFMVDSADRLRLPWARQELHKLLDKDPDLPVVVVANKQDLSESVSMVELQQELGLQAVDSQREVFLLAASIAPAGPGFEDPGTVHIWRLLLELLS